The Stigmatopora argus isolate UIUO_Sarg chromosome 6, RoL_Sarg_1.0, whole genome shotgun sequence region CCACTAGCACTTGTTCCATGTTCTCCAGCAGCCTCTACTATCTCTATCCCTTCAACATCGAGTACCACATCTTTGTCTCGGCTATGCTCTTTGTCATGTGGAAGAACATTGGGAGGACAATGGACTTTTCTTCTAACCAGAAACGCTTGGCTACCAAAACCCAAGGTTTGACCCTCGGCCCCATTCTGGGCCTAGTTGCCCTTGCCAGCACCATTGGCATCCTGGTGGTTTACATAACCCACGTGGAGGGTTCAGTTCAAACACGGCGCTCAGCAATTTCCATGTTCTACATTTACGGCATCGTCATGCTGGTGTTTATGTGTTCTGCCTGTGCTTCAGGTTTGCTTATATATCGAGCAGATCACATAGCACCAGATGTTTCAAAGAACCCTTCCAGGCAGCTGGATACAGAGCTGCTTTTTGGATCATCTATCGGCTCATGGTTTATGTCCTGGTGCAGCATAGTCGCCGTGCTGGGAGCCACCAGCAGCCCCCCTTACCGATGGACCAATTTGATCTATTCTCTGCTTGTTGTATTGGAAAAGTGCATCCAGAACCTCTTCATCATAGAATCTCTGTACCGCCGGCAGGACAACGCCGGGCGGAGTGACCCCGAATTAGTAGCTTCGCCTGAAATCTTCTCAGTGACTTCCTCTCTGGCCCCATCTTACAATGGCATCTTCAACCATGCTTATGACACACCCGACAGGGCTTGTGTCGCTATGGAGAATGAGCAGGAAGAGAGTGGAAAGGTGTACAAATGTCCGAGGGAACCATCTGAGGTGCCGACGCCCTTTGGGAACCAAGTGGCCAACACTCCAAACTTCAAGAGGCAAATCCTGAAGAACATTTCTGTCTTCCTGATTATGTGCAACATCTCGGTAAGCAATCAATGTCATTTTCCgatgatctttttttatatatgtggCAAAATATATGCACCATGAATCCCCAATTTCAGCACTAACTGTtttttcattatatatataaataaatatatatatatatatatatatatatatatatatatatatatatatatatatatataatatatatatatatatatatatatatatatatatatatatatatatatatatatatatatatatatatataaatatatataaaataatttcttGTCACCATGGTACCACTAGATTTCACTAGTTAGTATAGTAatagttgttttatttctttttccttaGCACATCAACAAATAGTCGGCAATTTTGGGCAGATAATGGAGTAAAAGCAATTTTTGAAAAAGACAAGAGGTGAATTTACCAAGGCCAAACAGAGGGGAAAAAGTATAAGTGATAGAACCAGGTGGTTCTGCCATGTCAAATCAAAAgccattattgtcattatacacagctgcgtataacaaaattgctggtgctactccacaaagtgcgttttcccagtgaaaaacataaataagtaatgtaaaaaaatggtaaTGAAATGCTAATCTTTATATGATGTTTACAGCCAAGTTTTTGCTATTGATAAATAGTTTTTAAGCAAGAAAGTGTAGACTTCCTGACTTTTACCACCAGTCCTACAGCCCATTTTATTCGTGAACTGACATTTTGACACAACACGGGGAATCATGTTCTGGAAGAATAGATGAGTAAATATGCTTATGGTGAATTTTGATGCTATCTAACTCAGGCAAGATATCAGTTTTCCTATGTTGAGCTCTATCTCAATGAAAGGGTTTCTTTGTTTTCCAGCTCATTGGCAAACTATAGATGCGCCTTactgttcttaaaaaaatgctacagcATGCAGTGTTCTTTTACTTCTAGGAAAGAGTACATATTTTGAATCGTACTACACAAGGCTAAGCAGTCTTATTTGTTCCAAACATTGTTGGGGACGTTATAGAGGATAAACAAACTTTATGTTTTCATCCTAACGAATACTCAGTAATGAGGGCCTGATACTAACAATCTATGTTCTTCCCAGCTTTGGATCCTCCCTGCCTTTGGTTGTCGACCTCAGTATGAAAACGGTTTGGAACAGGAGGCATTCGGTTTCAGCATATGGACTACCACACTCAATTTTGCGGTTCCTTTAAACCTTTTTTATCGCATGCACTCAGTTGCTTCTCTATTCGAGGTCTTCCGTCGCGTCTGACAAAAGTGCAACAGTACAAAATACGACTGGCCAATTCTGACTACTCAAGAGTTTCAAGGCTCAAACACTCACCAGACTTGAAAGTAAGCCATGGAGCCCAAGACAACATTCCATCTTCAACATTCAGTCTTGAtgcctacaaaaaaaatctcaaatagcACTGCATTTTATACATTCATGTGCAAATGGCccacataatatttttttcttggaagaAGAGTTCTCAAAATCTTGCAAATATCAGTTTTGATATTTGGTTTCAATGGAGATCTAGATTcgcattctcatctcatttcattttctgaaccgatttatcctcactagggtcgcggggggtgttggagcctatcccagcttactttgggccagaagcgggggacaccctgaattgttggccagccaatcgcagggcacaaggaaacggacaaacaaccgttcacgctcacactcatacctaggggcaatttagagtgtccaatcagcctaccatgcatgtctttggaatgtgagaggaaaccggagtacccggagaaaacccatgcaggcccagggagaacatgcaaattctacaCAGTTGGACCAaactagatttgaacccaggtcccccactatgAGGCCAAGGCACTaaacactcatccaccgggccgccctaaatTTGCATTCCAATGccaaatttgtattttatcaggAAAATCTGTTGAAATACACCTGCagttattattagtatttttcttTAACTTCCTGAACGTGTATAGGTTTAGAGTTCATATTCAACATGCTGGCGGAACAAAAGTGtcattatgttttattttaaggaTTGCCATTTGAACATGCTGCATTCATATTGTATCTTCAAATATTAGTCAATATAAACAATGACGGTCTGATAGGCAAAGATGCCTTTGCAATACATTGATGTACAGTGAAAGTTCTCAATGTGGTGCTACACACCACCATCTCATCAAGTGCCAACATAAACatacatttgtgtctttttcagTGAAAATATTCCATGTATAACATCTTTGTATATATTTAGGATCAGTATCATCATTCCGTCATTGACTGggacatgatttttttgtgaaaatcaCATGAACTGGTGCTCAAATGAAATTTTGTGTACAGTAATGACAAAATAAACgatcttttttaaattcattatgCTATACACTGGCTTCCAAATTTGTTGTTTCAGTTACCAACTCGTCTTCCACTGTCGTAATTCGGCCACACGATGTCACCATGTATTCACAATGCAACTACTATAGTTGACGTTGAATTCACTCAAAACTAGGGTTGTACACGAATAAAATCGAGTATGAAATCAGAACACCATGATTAAAAAGTTGTCATTATGTATTTGGCTTTTGAAATGTGTCATTGGGATTTTGGTAAAAACGTTCTATAAAGCCACAACCAAATACATTCAAATACATTATACAAACATGATCATTTCTTTGCAATGCAACAGCCCAGTCTATACACTATGTAGTTATATATTCTGaactaaaaatgtaattttattacCAAACGGATGGTAGCATTCTGCGTTCATATGGGTATTTTTATGTTATAATATCTAACTAgatacacattcattcattcattcattttatgaaccactttatccccattagggtcacgggggtgctggagatggagaacatgcaaactccacacaggtggacgcacctggatttgaacccaacagctgtgaggccgacgtgctaaccactcagccgccagccCGCCTTTGTGTGCACATTATAAAGTATTTTATGATCAAATGATAATTGAGAGAAAACCAGGACAATTTGAATTGCTGCATTCCCTACAAAGGCTGCAGCTTTCTGATCCAATTTTATGTTTCAGACGTATGTAATTTATTTCAGTGACCCATTCCCCACCTCTATCATTCACAAATTCAGTTGTTAGCCTCAtggcgtgcgtgtgtgtgtgctgccTCTTGACATTGCATCCGAGATTAGGTTACTCTAGAGAATTTGGCACTGGGTGTCCGGGGGATTATTTTGACGTAGTGTCAGACCGATTTGACAGGCACACAGACGGGTCTAAAAATAACCGTGATGCGGGCCAAGCCGTAACTTGGCCTCTGCCTTGGCGCAGACGCACGTATTTGACGCAGAGGTTCATTCATCGCGTGTCCTCTCTCAGCGTTCACCATTGGTGTGAATGTGACTCACCTGCAGGCACCCCATGCAAACAAAGATAAACAAACCATGCTAGTCTTGGTCTGTTTAAACTCTGGCcagtaaaaaagaaatccttTTGAACCATTATGTTGTTTTATTGATGATTGGGGGTAAATTCATAATCAAATTCAACACcatgtggtacctctacttatgaatgcttctagATACAAAATAATTAGGTTACAAAAAGCCTAGAGGGGGAAACAatccaacatacaaaaaaatccaagtagTTACGAAACGTCAAAGGTAATCAAACATCCCCGAAATGTATATACATTCCCGGTATTcagtatatatttcattttatacaCACGTTTGAAACTTTTATTTGGTATTCTGAAGAACATTCATGAATCACTATCGCTGCAGCTGCGGTTATAATTGAACGTAGTCAAGTAACAATTTACAAACGCTTCAGTTTGTTGTGGatgatttgaagaaaaaaaggttataGTGGGGGAGATGctacatatactgtatataccTTCAATTTATTCACTACTCAACATATTCAGCTTGACATCAAATCCTACCATTTGATAAAGCTTCTGCAACAGTGAAAGAACAAAACATTGTTCAGCCTGTCAGAAATATTGTGGCTTACTCACATCCCTGCTCTAATGCAGTGCGTAAAGGAGGGGAGGTGAGTCGGCTGGACTGACTGTCAGAATCCTTGTAGTTGCCACATATAGTCTAAAGTTTTCCAAATGTGGGAACATAAAGACAAACAATGAGCACCAGCTCTGCATTTCTGTAAGGTATTGTCCAAAAGCcaaaggattgttttttttacatggttTAGAGAGGACTTTTACCACCAAGATGTAGAAAACCTTTCCAAAGAGCAAAAGCAAACTTTtgaattttgtacaaaatcctTTGGATGTTGTCTTCCTCTGTGAGAGATGTATGCActaaatcatattttgtattgtaGTTCTCAAGATATGGCTGCAGGCCACTATTTTGATTTTCATTAGACTGCCCAGCAGTAGGGCTCACTCGGGCTCAACTCTTGTTCCCATTGTTCTTATTGttcttattaattattaattctcTACTTCACATTATGAGAATGCCGCTCGacggtgcagtggttcttttgcctgacttcggtgcgggcaagcgtgggatcaattcccactcggtggtgttGAGATTGTGTGTACGAATTCTTGTCTGtccctctgtgtgccctacgcctGACGAACACTCTGGGGTGTAGTCTATATATAGTCAGCCTTTCCCCCAAAGtctgttgggataggctccagcaccccacgactCTGACAAGGATAGTCATGGAATGTTGAAAAGGATTGAATGAACATTGTTAGAATGCTGTTTCCTCCCGAGAAATCACCAGGAACAAAAAGCCACCGTCCAGACACCAAATATGCGCAGCCTAATTAAACTTTTGTATCGCACAATAGTACATAACAAGCGCAATGTCGaattcagcaccatggacaatTCCCCACCGCCCTTTTGGTGGTTTGTGCGGAGGGGGAACATTCCCCGGCCTTTATCGGGGTAGGACACATATCCTGGCAAAGTTGCCTTTTCCACACACCCCTTTTCTTTCTAACGCAGTGCGTAACTCTACGCCTAAAGGAGGCGTGATGCACCTGACAGTAGTTGCACTGATTGTGCATGGGAATCCCTCCGTTCACTCTCACGCTGTGTGAGTGGGTGAGAGGACCGGGGCTGCAGCATGAGCTCGCCGATGCGTGCCGAGTTCCAGCCACTCACTTCGGAGGCGCTTGCCCATCACCCCCGCCGCGCGTCGACCCTCCACTATGGCCACGATGCGGTTTTAATGAACGCAGCCGTCCTTCCGCGAAGACTGCGCGCTGCGGCGCCTCTTGGACGGACGCATGGAGAAGCCTGAGAAGTACCTGTCGTCGGTGCAGGGGACCGACCCCGCGCCGGCACCGCGCGGGGAGACCATGTGGAACGTCACCGAGTCACAGGTgaccggcgacggcgagagagACGGCGTGGTTTTGCGCGCCCTGACGGGATGTTTGCTCTTCCTCCTGATCCTGTGGACGCTCATGGGGAACATCCTGGTGTGCTCCGCGGTGCTGCGCTCCCACCACCTGCGGACAAAAGTGACCAACGTCTTCATCGTGTCCTTGGCTCTGTCGGATCTGTTTGTGGCCGTGCTTGTGATGCCCTGGAAGGCTGTGGCCGAGGTAGCGGGATATTGGCCGTTTGGCACTTTCTGTAACATCTGGGTGGCGTTTGATATTATGTGCTCCACCGCCTCCATCCTCAACCTTTGCATCATCAGCGTGGACAGATACTGGGCCATCTCCAGTCCCTTTCGCTACGAGAGGAAAATGACTCCGAGAGTGGCGTTTGTCATGATTAGCGTCACTTGGACGTTGTCAGTGCTCATTTCATTCATACCGGTCCAGCTCAACTGGCACAAAGCCAGCGGGGGTGTCTCGGCTGGGGCCAGCAATTCCTCCACAGGTCGCTGGACGGAGGAGAACTGTGACTCCAGTCTGAGCAGGGAATACGCCATCTCCTCCTCGTTAATTAGTTTCTACATCCCCGTAGCAATTATGATTGTGACGTACACCCGAATATACCGGATCGCTCAAATCCAAATTAGGAGAATAGCTTCTCTGGAGAGAGCTGCGGAACATGCGCAAAGTTGCAGGTCGAGCAGAATAGAGTGCCAACAACACAACACTTTAAAGACGTCTATCAAGCGGGAAACCAAAGTCTTCAAGACACTCTCAGTGATTATGGGGGTCTTTGTGTTCTGCTGGCTGCCCTTCTTTGTCCTCAACTGCATGGTTCCTTTCTGCGACAAGCCGCCCACTGACCAGCACGCGGGTCTGCCCTGCGTCAGCGAGACCACCTTCGATGTGTTTGTGTGGTTCGGCTGGACCAACTCATCCTTGAACCCCATCATTTACGCCTTCAACGCAGAGTTTAGAAAAGCCTTCGCCAGCTTGTTGGGCTGCCGCCACTTTTGCTCCAACACTCCCGTGGAAACTGTCAACATCAGCAATGAGTTAGTGTCCTATAACCAGGATACTATGATCCACAAGGAGATGGCCAGCGCCTATGTCAACATGATACCCAATGTAGTGGATTGTGAGGAGACTTTTGACAGGCTCTCGCAGCTTACTGTTAACAATGACAACGCCACCAACTCGGTGTGCGATTTGGAGGACTGCGAGGCTGTTATCAGTCTCGACAGGATGTCTCCGTTCATGCCCAATGGATTACATTAACCACAGCAGCCACAATAACGACCACCTACAGACCCCGCTCTCCGTAATTGGATGTACTAGTAACCACTTTGTTGGTCTGTTCTCCTCCTCGCAGGTCAGGTCCACACTATCAACAGTTTGATCCTTTTCTGTCCCTAAAATTCCCAcggggctgttttttttcattctggtTCCCTTTCCAAGCTTTTAAGATGTTTTCCAAAGCTATCAAGGGTATACTTCATTCCAACGACAAGTCACTATAGTCCTAAAGCTACAGTGATATACTCCCCACCCCCTGAGTGtaacgtgtgtgtgcgtgtatgtgtgtgtgtacttctGTGTGACCTGCTCACGGACACTTGAGGCAATACCTGTGTCTGCCACCAACCAGCCACCCTGCTACCAAGTGTGCTGTGATTTTGTTGTTCTGGGAAAAAAGGACAAGAAAATTggtgtttatttacatttaaaaaagtaatgttTGTGTTAATTTGTTCAGAGGTTCAATGTTGTTGGATGTGGTGATTTCTGCAAATTTTGTCTCATTCATTTCCCCCATCAGATTAAAACTACGCATGAACACAAGAACATGAAGATTTATACAATTGATACAGAATAAATTGGGCGATTGATTCGTTTTTCTGACTTTTTCAATCTGTATTCATTGAAATATAAGCATCGTATTTGACGTCCCCTATCCTATTACGTACCCTTCGCTGCTTAATGCTATTTCGTAGCTCTGACTTGTCTATACTATGAGTGTGAAAATGGCCTTACAGAAAGTGCAAACCAGACAGTTTAACCCAATGCAGTCATTTTAGCGCCTTATAGCTCATTCAAAGAATGAAGTGTTGTTGTATAGTTTTACATGATGTCAAAATGCAGTATTAAAGTGTTTACCTCTACCCTCTCCAAGTGACTCCTACGGGGATTTTTATGCAGTTTGGTAGCAAGCGTTGATGGTTAATTGTATTATCCAATTGCACAAAAAGCTTGACAATATAtaatagtgtaaaaaaaataaaacaatgtagcAGCTAAATCAGTGGTAGCTGTCACTTCAACTATTAAACTTTTTAGGACACTGTCAAAACAagtgtttcatttggatatccGTTTGAACAGACTGTCCTAAATAACCAAAGATTTCAAGGCGCTAATACATTAATCAAACAGATGGAAAGCGAGGGAGTCCCCAGCGCTAGCGCAACATTTGTCACAAATGCCGGAATAGATGAGTGCACTTCTCCTTCAGTGTATTACATAGGTGACCTGAATGTACTATATTACTTACTGTCCTTTAAACAGTGAATGGTGTCATTATTTGCCTAATAAAATGCTGAACAGAGAGAGGTGCCGTCCATGTGTATGTTTAACAACAGAATGAAATATTATGCATTACCGTCTGGTTTATATTGACATTCCTGTCTATATACTGTAAGTACGACTAAATCATTTGGCACAGACTAGCTATACTTGCCAAGAAatacttttctgctgaattgACTTTGGTTAGAATAATTTAGACTCTTTGTTAATTCACATGATACTTTAATTGCAATCTGAATGTTGTTTTAGAACTCTGGAAATGACTCAgagtttaaatgttttacaCAGAAGGAGGAATATTGGCTGTGAGCCTGGATGTCACCGCTCTGACATTAATATTTTTCACTATTATATTTCATGGAAATTCACACAACTATATTTCCTCTCATCAGAGAACCAAGTTGCTGCaatgaaaaattgattaaatagTCACGTTAGGAGCTTGTTTGGTTTAATCGGAGGCACTGCGGGGATGTACCGTTTCCACCTCCACCATGTTGCTGATCCCCTGAGAAACGTGGGAGGCAATTTTTTACATTAAGTCGCGTTTAACAGAGTTGAAAAATACGAAGTGTTAATCTGGCTATAAATCATGGGATTCTGATTACTGTTCAATAATGTAAGGTCCTTATTTACACTAGAATAGAAATGCCATAGCCTAACAATGACATTTAGTTGAAGTAAACATTCTTTACTCTACCTGCTGTGGTATTCCATAGCACCTTTAAGGCAATATGTAACTTGTTCCCTTTGTATGTAGTAGTTATTGTTATGTGTCATATTAATGTAATATTTCTGATAAAAGCCCCATCAAGTTACTTTtcaaagattcattcattcactttccgaaccgcttagggttgtggggggtgctgaatcttatcccagctaactatggacacgaggcggggggcaccttgaatttggtggccagccaatcgcagggcactctTCTCATATATACTGTACATGCGTACGTACAATATATATTGTCTGTGTCCTTGTAGTATAAAAATAGGGTGTCTTGACATCGTTATTCAGTCATGACAGGAGGGCTGGGGAGGAATAGAGGTTGGCTTTGGGGGTTACACCACATGTCAGGTCGCATTCATCAAAAATAACTGCACAAACAATACTTGcacgacacacaaacacacacacacacacacacctctgaacaaatgcatttaaaacaCATTCTTTTGCTGAAGAGCTCTGAGAGAGCCGCTCTCAATGTATGCTTTGCCATTCCTGGCATGCCCCATGTGATGTTTTCTATCACCTGAGATTTTCGCTTCCTTTACCCCTTGAGATCTCCAAGGAGTTGGGTATGAATGGTGATTGACATctctttgagcttttttttcctgcatggGGGCTTATTGAGTGAAAACTTTGACTTTCATGACTGACTTGGGAAGACCTTTTGGCTTgtatttgtccttttttatatttacagaTGGAATGGTAtgggaatgtgggatgaaagcTTCTGTGGCGAGTGAATTTCTTACCTTGTAAAACCCTTGTTTCTTAAGACATGGTACTCATAAATTCTGATTACTATATGGCTTGCCTTATGAAAGAGTACGCAGGAAAATTCTTCTCTAATTGTGCTTGTTAAGAGCAACAGTTAATTTAATTCACATCACGATCACAGGGTTTTTGCACTTGGCGATGTGTGTGTTGACCACACTTATTAAGACTCAAAGGAAATAGCGTTTGCATTACACTCACCACAACCCGTCAGCCCGCACGCCACACCACCAAAAATAGTTTACCATTTATTCCCAAATGGTATGGAATAAATGGGAAAGTAGATATTTTTGGTGGTGTAGTGTATTCAGTCTGACAAAGCCaaagaaaaggaatgaaagaataatatttgttttatgcTATACTGTCCGGTCCTATCCTATCCAAGGCTTACTTACGACTGAAATAGAAAATGGACCATCAAAAGTTGTATAAAAGTCATTCTCTAAGATTCACACAAAATTCCCTTCCCCCTCCCCAACCATACCCTGGCTACCGACAGATGGTTGAAATATTCTGTAGTCTTGCTGAGTATGAGAACTCTGCAAATAAAGAGGTCTAGGTCACTGCTAATAAGCATGTGACCACCTATAAACTtgcagcagaaaaaaatccatcaccTTGATGGAAATTATACTTTTCAAATTAGTTCTTGGCTGACAATCAGGCTGTGATGACTGATTGTGGCTAAGTAAGGAATTAAGAACATTTGTTCCACTAGGCCATTTATATAGCTTTTACAAGTTCATATTACTCATATGTTGGAAGCTGATATTTAGTAATACCTGCAGCAATCATACACAGTAGATCTCCCTCATTTGTGACATAAATAACTCCTTTCAGAAAGGTGACGAGAATGGTCTATGAAAGATGACAATAATTATGGCGTGAGTGCCAGTAGGTAGAATGAAACATTATCAATATACCCatttgttggatctaatcgataaacattcaataacttcgaattagaggaagcacacagagtcggccatgatgagttttatctagcttcagctgaaggagggggtcagagcagccagcggcaggagcgcgtctatcctccagcctgactagtttgaactccctgaatccccccagcaggtcgactagttttattgacaaaggtcatgtgacataggtacaaacagaaggcgggacagtgatctaatcatgttttatactatcacatgcagatgatgcgcccccaactcataggtgtcacggacggaaatttccgctagcccatgcaaaattctatcctagtgactacactaaatgaacctattgactaataaaaagcataagaatacattccatactccacatttcccccctgtagttactttgaaagaattttcattagacatcaatttatatccctcctatccaggttctagaatacaaatatcatcaacagttactttcaacagggtatggaaaataataaaatcacttgtcaaggcagaggcgaaaaactcgaggtatttagcgtcattcgagaaaaattcctctgcgtccctcttaatgagcgaacacaatttttaagtcaagacaagtacaattacccggacgacTCGACAAACTGAGGCTCGTCACACTTTGAAAGCgcaataatctccagtatggtttgccatgcggtgatactgtatgtcactgtaagctaccagcgtgtgctggatagtgtttcaaatcataactttgatacaggggattacacacacagaaaaaatacagaacagaaacaaaatcgcaaatgagggagttgcaaatttaaacagcattgactggtttcgtctgggatgaaggtgcagcagtgttctcccatcatggcacacacacctccatcctctgtcccgcaacatccctaagggctatgacagtttggttaataaacactcatgtaacagttcaatgtctttacacgaagcataactttatccaccccaagttgggaaaatagcaactgtatgattttctgggggggcggaccacaacttatggtcaccaggaacatcactaccccagattgcatcatgtggtttgaattgcactgattttgcactgattttgatctcttactattatgttcactccccttaaaaggaatgcatctcatctgcaccactgcagatttaagtgtggcgtctagacccagtgaattcaggttgtcaggataccacacgtcttcttcatagtagttctccagattgttctttcatcttgctgttgagggatcgaagaccctccagggccttggttaaactcccgtcagctgctgtgttgttcgggatgaacgtgcaatttggtcagcgagcttatactcatctggtacgctgcggggaaccccgatgttgatgtaggttgggtccccatccaagagcggaccgcttggctctgcctttccagtgatgaggcaggacgtttcctgcacttgttttccaactcgagtctctgtgggcggggcgttcagatacgcccaggttgtcactgacagtgcagtcactgacagtccagtcactgtgatgtgggtggcaacagctttcactgtggcttctgtatagaggtgcaaagtctatgggaggtcagggttaagtgaggggtgctcgtggcaggtgagtagacgtcagatgagtttcttcacggacaagggttttgacaccgtccgacttacagcctactcagagtcacctgtgaattgactttgacttttcagcgatctttgctgctgtggaggttggtgagttgggccacgaatgggtcttcccatcgtggagagaaccaggtattccttttatgactcggatcaggatccagtcacctggcttcaccacctcctgcaagatagacaaaaagatcacggcagcttacatgttctttggataagtttctctccttcatcttcccataaaggaagttggaatggtcttccaataactatctcaaaaagtgttaatctcaagctagttctaccagttgttttgccatgttttgcactat contains the following coding sequences:
- the drd5a gene encoding D(1B) dopamine receptor, with amino-acid sequence MEKPEKYLSSVQGTDPAPAPRGETMWNVTESQVTGDGERDGVVLRALTGCLLFLLILWTLMGNILVCSAVLRSHHLRTKVTNVFIVSLALSDLFVAVLVMPWKAVAEVAGYWPFGTFCNIWVAFDIMCSTASILNLCIISVDRYWAISSPFRYERKMTPRVAFVMISVTWTLSVLISFIPVQLNWHKASGGVSAGASNSSTGRWTEENCDSSLSREYAISSSLISFYIPVAIMIVTYTRIYRIAQIQIRRIASLERAAEHAQSCRSSRIECQQHNTLKTSIKRETKVFKTLSVIMGVFVFCWLPFFVLNCMVPFCDKPPTDQHAGLPCVSETTFDVFVWFGWTNSSLNPIIYAFNAEFRKAFASLLGCRHFCSNTPVETVNISNELVSYNQDTMIHKEMASAYVNMIPNVVDCEETFDRLSQLTVNNDNATNSVCDLEDCEAVISLDRMSPFMPNGLH
- the otop1 gene encoding proton channel OTOP1, coding for MSPTMVEHNSLDVMCLNKYCNSSSSSSSSENEKTIWTKLKLNLAEDYPRKNAEILSGQYGTNVLLIGAALMLALAHHNPSVKEDHLLSFLTCLMILQLVWMLWYMIVRRRHKNTRTEKDVHATTCWIRGGLTLLALLSMIMDVFRIGYYVGYQGCVSAILGVYPVIHASHTISQVHFLWFHIKDVIKSFETLERFGVIHAVFTNLLLWSSGVMSEAEHFLNNHKRRLSALGYENLTIVHNEPQCNCTTSTCSMFSSSLYYLYPFNIEYHIFVSAMLFVMWKNIGRTMDFSSNQKRLATKTQGLTLGPILGLVALASTIGILVVYITHVEGSVQTRRSAISMFYIYGIVMLVFMCSACASGLLIYRADHIAPDVSKNPSRQLDTELLFGSSIGSWFMSWCSIVAVLGATSSPPYRWTNLIYSLLVVLEKCIQNLFIIESLYRRQDNAGRSDPELVASPEIFSVTSSLAPSYNGIFNHAYDTPDRACVAMENEQEESGKVYKCPREPSEVPTPFGNQVANTPNFKRQILKNISVFLIMCNISLWILPAFGCRPQYENGLEQEAFGFSIWTTTLNFAVPLNLFYRMHSVASLFEVFRRV